A single window of Nicotiana sylvestris chromosome 5, ASM39365v2, whole genome shotgun sequence DNA harbors:
- the LOC104229859 gene encoding ubiquitin carboxyl-terminal hydrolase 27-like isoform X2 yields the protein MKIHGNIDSYSLVDKFKHGFKSHWVSAHGVQVSVAATLLSIAGFIFAIKDVKLRNFMVSEKHSSKSYYWTIPGLQNLGNNCFLNVVLQALASCKSFNKFLEQVVEEYEGSSMEGSGDLPVIAALASLIEELCIARHGRAVLSPRRLMHTMSSYIPNFNLTSQQISLDFQLFHSLHLVPVLSIVGATMPGCSVEHCLRQFFVAEQLENYKCSHCWHIAAVKFVSAMDENEAIVEKLKLCNEEDSCDCKELPCLARLPWSNSFSCTFKQLSIGRSPKVLCLHLQRASINVFGELVKLQGHISFPLILDLAPFVKNEVATKNREGNLQIGKTKHQQQSFPLFNYLNLQDNNEMLNCITQSERTFSTEVEDTAALCVSNNCGVNAPKSISTLLDTGSYKETSLNQLPPHSGNQGEASSITLSKHHKYRLASVVQHFGRVGSGHYTVYRRATAKISEDDPAGLLGSIVDQWFCISDTDVHSVSEKDVLDAEATLLFYEKISDC from the exons ATGAAAATTCATGGAAATATAGATTCTTATTCACTTGTAGACAAATTCAAACATGGGTTTAAATCCCATTGGGTCAGTGCTCATGGGGTTCAAGTCTCAGTTGCTGCTACTCTACTAAGTATTGCTGGTTTCATATTTGCAATTAAAGATGTCAAACTCAGAAACTTCATGGTATCAGAGAAACATAGTTCGAAGAGTTATTATTGGACAATACCTGGATTGCAAAATCTTGGAAATAATTGCTTCCTGAATGTTGTTTTACAG GCTTTAGCTAGCTGTAAGAGCTTTAACAAATTTCTTGAGCAAGTTGTGGAGGAATATGAGGGTTCATCAATGGAAGGAAGTGGAGACCTGCCAGTTATTGCTGCTTTGGCTTCGCTCATAGAAG AATTATGTATTGCACGACATGGAAGAGCTGTTCTAAGTCCACGGAGATTGATGCATACCATGAGTAGTTACATTCCTAATTTCAATCTAACTAGCCAGCAG atCTCTTTGGATTTTCAGTTGTTCCATAGCTTGCATCTTGTGCCAGTGTTAAGCATTGTTGGGGCCACT ATGCCTGGGTGTTCTGTGGAGCATTGCCTGAGGCAGTTCTTTGTTGCAGAACAACTCGAAAACTATAAGTGCAGCCACTGTTGGCATATTGCTGCCGTAAAGTTTGTCTCTGCCATGGATGAAAATGAG GCTATTGTTGAAAAACTTAAGCTGTGCAATGAGGAAGATTCCTGTGATTGCAAAGAGCTACCATGCCTTGCAAGATTACCATGGTCCAATAGCTTCTCATGCACTTTCAAGCAACTCAGTATTGGCCGGAGTCCTAAG GTTCTATGTCTTCATTTACAACGTGCTTCTATAAATGTATTTGGAGAACTGGTCAAACTTCAG GGCCATATTTCGTTTCCATTGATTTTGGACTTGGCTCCTTTTGTGAAGAATGAAGTGGCGACAAAGAATCGCGAAGGGAATCTGCAAATAGGAAAAACAAAGCATCAGCAGCAGTCTTTCCCTTTGTTTAATTACTTAAATCTGCAAGATAATAACGAGATGTTAAATTGCATCACCCAAAGTGAAAGAACGTTTTCTACAGAAGTAGAAGATACGGCTGCTTTGTGTGTCTCAAATAATTGTGGTGTTAACGCACCAAAGTCAATATCAACTTTGCTCGATACAGGAAGCTACAAGGAGACGAGCTTAAATCAGCTGCCTCCACATTCTGGCAATCAG GGTGAAGCTTCCTCAATAACACTTTCCAAACATCATAAGTATCGACTAGCCTCTGTTGTGCAGCACTTTGGAAGAGTTGGTAGCGGGCATTACACCGTTTACAGACGAGCAACAGCAAAAATAAGCGAAGACGATCCTGCAGGACTACTGGGATCTATTGTTGATCAGTGGTTTTGCATCTCAGATACCGACGTGCATAGTGTTTCTGAGAAAGATGTTCTAGATGCTGAGGCAACCTTACTATTCTATGAAAAAATTTCTGATTGTTAA
- the LOC104229859 gene encoding ubiquitin carboxyl-terminal hydrolase 27-like isoform X1 encodes MKIHGNIDSYSLVDKFKHGFKSHWVSAHGVQVSVAATLLSIAGFIFAIKDVKLRNFMVSEKHSSKSYYWTIPGLQNLGNNCFLNVVLQALASCKSFNKFLEQVVEEYEGSSMEGSGDLPVIAALASLIEELCIARHGRAVLSPRRLMHTMSSYIPNFNLTSQQDAEEALSHLLSSLRAELSESYVHDHSSLADVTTLPNCRIVRQRMEGESEQERWQQSFLGPFNGILGSFLTCQSCSFQISLDFQLFHSLHLVPVLSIVGATMPGCSVEHCLRQFFVAEQLENYKCSHCWHIAAVKFVSAMDENEAIVEKLKLCNEEDSCDCKELPCLARLPWSNSFSCTFKQLSIGRSPKVLCLHLQRASINVFGELVKLQGHISFPLILDLAPFVKNEVATKNREGNLQIGKTKHQQQSFPLFNYLNLQDNNEMLNCITQSERTFSTEVEDTAALCVSNNCGVNAPKSISTLLDTGSYKETSLNQLPPHSGNQGEASSITLSKHHKYRLASVVQHFGRVGSGHYTVYRRATAKISEDDPAGLLGSIVDQWFCISDTDVHSVSEKDVLDAEATLLFYEKISDC; translated from the exons ATGAAAATTCATGGAAATATAGATTCTTATTCACTTGTAGACAAATTCAAACATGGGTTTAAATCCCATTGGGTCAGTGCTCATGGGGTTCAAGTCTCAGTTGCTGCTACTCTACTAAGTATTGCTGGTTTCATATTTGCAATTAAAGATGTCAAACTCAGAAACTTCATGGTATCAGAGAAACATAGTTCGAAGAGTTATTATTGGACAATACCTGGATTGCAAAATCTTGGAAATAATTGCTTCCTGAATGTTGTTTTACAG GCTTTAGCTAGCTGTAAGAGCTTTAACAAATTTCTTGAGCAAGTTGTGGAGGAATATGAGGGTTCATCAATGGAAGGAAGTGGAGACCTGCCAGTTATTGCTGCTTTGGCTTCGCTCATAGAAG AATTATGTATTGCACGACATGGAAGAGCTGTTCTAAGTCCACGGAGATTGATGCATACCATGAGTAGTTACATTCCTAATTTCAATCTAACTAGCCAGCAG GATGCAGAGGAAGCACTCTCCCATCTTTTATCTTCTTTAAGAGCCGAATTGTCAGAATCTTATGTTCATGATCACAGCTCTTTGGCGGATGTAACTACACTTCCTAATTGTAGGATTGTTAGGCAGAGGATGGAAGGAGAAAGCGAACAGGAGAGATGGCAGCAAAGTTTTCTTGGGCCTTTTAATGGGATTCTTGGTAGCTTTTTAACCTGCCAAAGTTGTTCGTTTCAG atCTCTTTGGATTTTCAGTTGTTCCATAGCTTGCATCTTGTGCCAGTGTTAAGCATTGTTGGGGCCACT ATGCCTGGGTGTTCTGTGGAGCATTGCCTGAGGCAGTTCTTTGTTGCAGAACAACTCGAAAACTATAAGTGCAGCCACTGTTGGCATATTGCTGCCGTAAAGTTTGTCTCTGCCATGGATGAAAATGAG GCTATTGTTGAAAAACTTAAGCTGTGCAATGAGGAAGATTCCTGTGATTGCAAAGAGCTACCATGCCTTGCAAGATTACCATGGTCCAATAGCTTCTCATGCACTTTCAAGCAACTCAGTATTGGCCGGAGTCCTAAG GTTCTATGTCTTCATTTACAACGTGCTTCTATAAATGTATTTGGAGAACTGGTCAAACTTCAG GGCCATATTTCGTTTCCATTGATTTTGGACTTGGCTCCTTTTGTGAAGAATGAAGTGGCGACAAAGAATCGCGAAGGGAATCTGCAAATAGGAAAAACAAAGCATCAGCAGCAGTCTTTCCCTTTGTTTAATTACTTAAATCTGCAAGATAATAACGAGATGTTAAATTGCATCACCCAAAGTGAAAGAACGTTTTCTACAGAAGTAGAAGATACGGCTGCTTTGTGTGTCTCAAATAATTGTGGTGTTAACGCACCAAAGTCAATATCAACTTTGCTCGATACAGGAAGCTACAAGGAGACGAGCTTAAATCAGCTGCCTCCACATTCTGGCAATCAG GGTGAAGCTTCCTCAATAACACTTTCCAAACATCATAAGTATCGACTAGCCTCTGTTGTGCAGCACTTTGGAAGAGTTGGTAGCGGGCATTACACCGTTTACAGACGAGCAACAGCAAAAATAAGCGAAGACGATCCTGCAGGACTACTGGGATCTATTGTTGATCAGTGGTTTTGCATCTCAGATACCGACGTGCATAGTGTTTCTGAGAAAGATGTTCTAGATGCTGAGGCAACCTTACTATTCTATGAAAAAATTTCTGATTGTTAA